One Cellulomonas taurus genomic region harbors:
- a CDS encoding SMI1/KNR4 family protein codes for MSTPDVSTEFRRLRAHLERLAPESAATFNPPATAEELDRLDEVLDGSTPPELRELLSIANGQHDPDGVHGMINHLSFCSVDELVRFHRELSDTSTRTPAAQPSWYRWSDWSPDWIPVMTVDGDALLIDLDPGERGTVGQVFVRPEDPELDEPLATSLGGYLARANELIESGEYELDDDVLTIVELY; via the coding sequence GTGAGCACCCCGGATGTCAGCACCGAGTTCCGTCGCCTGCGCGCCCACCTGGAGCGCCTGGCCCCCGAGTCGGCCGCCACCTTCAACCCGCCCGCCACCGCCGAGGAACTCGACCGGCTGGACGAGGTGCTGGACGGTTCCACCCCGCCGGAGCTGCGCGAGCTGCTGTCGATCGCCAACGGTCAGCACGACCCGGACGGCGTGCACGGCATGATCAACCACCTCAGCTTCTGCTCGGTGGACGAGCTGGTGCGCTTCCACCGGGAGCTGTCCGACACCAGCACCCGGACCCCCGCCGCCCAGCCGTCCTGGTACCGGTGGTCCGACTGGTCGCCGGACTGGATCCCGGTGATGACCGTGGACGGCGACGCCCTGCTGATCGACCTGGACCCGGGCGAGCGGGGCACGGTCGGCCAGGTCTTCGTCCGACCGGAGGACCCGGAGCTGGACGAGCCGTTGGCGACCAGCCTCGGCGGCTACCTGGCCCGGGCGAACGAGCTGATCGAGTCCGGCGAGTACGAGCTGGACGACGACGTGCTGACCATCGTCGAGCTGTACTGA
- a CDS encoding ABC transporter ATP-binding protein, with protein MTDRLRAEDLSLGYDDRVIARSLDVSIPNDSFTVIVGPNACGKSTLLRALARLLRPRSGEVYLDDAPIRSRPAKETSRRLALLPQSPTAPDGITVADLVARGRFPHQHLLRQWSPQDEAAVQQAMRATGVGDLADRPAGELSGGQRQRVWLAMVLAQDTPLLLLDEPTTFLDIAHQIEVLDLCRDLHEQQGRTLVAVLHDLHHAARYATHLIAMRDGTVVAQGPPQDVLTEDLVHRVFDLPCRVVPDPVTGTPMVVPLDRRSADPRSIAAPGPSGRRPRR; from the coding sequence GTGACCGACCGCCTGCGCGCCGAGGACCTCAGCCTCGGCTACGACGACCGGGTGATCGCCCGGTCCCTGGACGTCAGCATCCCGAACGACTCGTTCACCGTGATCGTGGGGCCGAACGCCTGCGGGAAATCCACCCTGCTGCGTGCCCTGGCCCGCCTGCTGCGACCCCGCTCCGGCGAGGTGTACCTGGACGACGCACCGATCCGGTCGCGCCCGGCCAAGGAGACCTCCCGGCGACTCGCCCTGCTCCCCCAGTCGCCCACCGCGCCGGACGGGATCACCGTCGCCGATCTGGTCGCCCGTGGCCGGTTCCCGCACCAGCACCTGCTGCGCCAGTGGTCCCCACAGGACGAGGCAGCGGTGCAGCAGGCGATGCGGGCCACCGGCGTCGGCGACCTCGCCGACCGGCCGGCCGGGGAACTGTCCGGCGGGCAACGGCAACGGGTCTGGCTGGCGATGGTGCTCGCCCAGGACACCCCGCTGCTCCTGCTCGACGAGCCGACCACGTTCCTGGACATCGCCCACCAGATCGAGGTGCTGGACCTGTGCCGCGATCTGCATGAGCAGCAGGGCCGGACGCTGGTGGCGGTGCTGCACGACCTGCACCACGCGGCCCGCTACGCCACCCACCTGATCGCGATGCGGGACGGAACGGTGGTGGCGCAGGGGCCGCCCCAGGACGTGCTCACCGAGGACCTCGTGCACCGGGTCTTCGACCTGCCCTGCCGGGTGGTGCCGGACCCGGTGACCGGCACCCCGATGGTGGTCCCGCTGGACCGTCGCTCGGCGGACCCGAGGTCGATCGCCGCTCCGGGTCCGAGCGGCCGTCGGCCTAGGCGCTGA
- the pyk gene encoding pyruvate kinase, with translation MRRAKIVCTIGPATESAEQIQALVDAGMDVARINRSHGDAEAHAKVYENVRAAAQASGRSVAVLVDLQGPKIRLGRFAEGKHYLAEGDTFTITTEDVPGTKELVSTTHKGLPNDARVGDPLLIDDGRVLVRVTAVEGPRVVTRVEVAGPVSNNKGINLPGVAVSVPAMSEKDTEDLRWALRIGADIIALSFVRNAADYDDVRRIMEEEGRVVPVIAKVEKPQAVENLPEIVDAFDGIMVARGDLGVELPLEQVPLVQKRAIELARRSAKPVIVATQVLESMTNNPRPTRAETSDCANAVLDGADAVMLSGETSVGEYPIETVRTMARIIEATEEMGRERIAPLGSTPHTRGGAITRAAAEVGEALDVKYLVTFTQSGDSARRMSRLRSSIPLLAFTPDEAVRNRLSLTWGTQTYQVPPVEHTDDMVKQVEQTLRAQGLAESGDYVVVVAGTPVGVVGSTNTVVVHKIGDEASGRVA, from the coding sequence ATGCGTAGAGCGAAGATCGTCTGCACCATCGGCCCCGCGACGGAGTCCGCCGAGCAGATCCAGGCTCTGGTCGACGCCGGTATGGACGTCGCCCGAATCAACCGGAGCCACGGCGACGCCGAGGCGCACGCCAAGGTGTACGAGAACGTCCGCGCCGCCGCTCAGGCCTCGGGCCGCTCCGTCGCCGTCCTGGTCGACCTCCAGGGCCCGAAGATCCGCCTCGGCCGGTTCGCCGAGGGCAAGCACTACCTCGCCGAGGGTGACACCTTCACCATCACCACCGAGGACGTGCCGGGCACCAAGGAGCTCGTCTCCACCACGCACAAGGGCCTGCCGAACGACGCCCGGGTCGGTGACCCGCTGCTGATCGACGACGGCCGCGTGCTGGTCCGCGTCACCGCGGTCGAGGGCCCCCGGGTCGTCACCCGCGTCGAGGTCGCCGGTCCGGTCTCGAACAACAAGGGCATCAACCTGCCCGGCGTGGCCGTCTCCGTGCCGGCCATGTCCGAGAAGGACACCGAGGACCTGCGCTGGGCGCTGCGGATCGGCGCCGACATCATCGCGCTGTCCTTCGTCCGGAACGCCGCCGACTACGACGACGTGCGCCGGATCATGGAGGAGGAGGGCCGGGTCGTCCCGGTCATCGCCAAGGTCGAGAAGCCGCAGGCGGTCGAGAACCTGCCGGAGATCGTCGACGCCTTCGACGGCATCATGGTCGCCCGTGGCGACCTCGGTGTGGAGCTGCCGCTGGAGCAGGTCCCGCTGGTGCAGAAGCGCGCGATCGAGCTGGCCCGTCGCAGCGCGAAGCCGGTCATCGTCGCCACCCAGGTGCTCGAGTCCATGACCAACAACCCGCGCCCGACCCGCGCCGAGACCTCGGACTGCGCCAACGCGGTGCTCGACGGTGCCGACGCGGTCATGCTGTCCGGTGAGACCTCGGTCGGCGAGTACCCGATCGAGACCGTGCGCACCATGGCGCGGATCATCGAGGCCACCGAGGAGATGGGCCGCGAGCGGATCGCTCCGCTCGGTTCGACCCCGCACACCCGCGGTGGCGCGATCACCCGGGCCGCCGCCGAGGTCGGTGAGGCGCTGGACGTGAAGTACCTGGTGACCTTCACCCAGTCCGGTGACTCCGCCCGTCGGATGTCCCGCCTGCGCAGCTCCATCCCGCTGCTGGCCTTCACCCCGGACGAGGCGGTGCGCAACCGCCTGTCGCTGACCTGGGGCACCCAGACCTACCAGGTGCCGCCGGTCGAGCACACCGACGACATGGTCAAGCAGGTCGAGCAGACCCTGCGCGCCCAGGGCCTGGCCGAGTCCGGCGACTACGTGGTCGTCGTGGCCGGTACCCCGGTCGGCGTGGTCGGCTCCACCAACACCGTCGTGGTGCACAAGATCGGTGACGAGGCCTCCGGCCGCGTCGCCTGA
- a CDS encoding SRPBCC family protein, producing MPRLLRILTVGAALSTGYVLARQQALRLGATQVERSIGLPGDELLPDADLVATRAITVPAPASAVFPWLLQLGQGRGGFYSYDALENLLGLDIHSADRIVPEWQDLAVGDSVRLGERVELRVARQEPDRALVLQGDAPALPDEETAPFDFVWSFVLRPGQLPGTTRLVVRERYGYREPWARYPVAAMTWASTLMTAGMLRGIRDRAARAR from the coding sequence ATGCCACGTCTCTTGCGCATCCTCACGGTCGGTGCCGCCCTGAGCACCGGGTACGTCCTGGCCCGACAGCAGGCCCTGCGCCTGGGGGCGACCCAGGTGGAACGGTCGATCGGGTTGCCCGGCGACGAGCTGCTGCCGGATGCCGACCTGGTCGCCACCCGGGCGATCACCGTCCCCGCGCCCGCGTCCGCGGTGTTCCCCTGGCTGCTGCAGCTGGGCCAGGGGCGCGGTGGCTTCTACAGCTATGACGCACTGGAGAACCTGCTCGGGCTGGACATCCACTCCGCCGACCGGATCGTGCCGGAGTGGCAGGACCTCGCGGTCGGCGACTCGGTGCGGCTGGGCGAGCGGGTCGAGCTGCGGGTGGCGCGACAGGAACCCGACCGGGCGCTCGTCCTGCAGGGTGACGCGCCCGCGCTGCCGGACGAGGAGACCGCGCCCTTCGACTTCGTGTGGTCGTTCGTGCTCCGGCCCGGTCAGCTGCCGGGCACCACGCGGCTGGTGGTGCGCGAACGCTACGGCTACCGCGAACCGTGGGCCCGGTACCCGGTGGCGGCGATGACCTGGGCCAGCACGCTGATGACCGCCGGGATGCTTCGCGGCATCCGCGACCGCGCGGCACGCGCGCGCTGA
- the fes gene encoding enterochelin esterase, producing the protein MLQPMTHAAGRRPATEELRVLPDLAPGATPGTDIWWEQATATGTPLSFPDGLPTEDGRRTGVPTLLFLARESAHPTVYLDLNGLTDRTDPRVGTMTPVPGTDIHLAAFAVHSDYVGSYTLIPVDGPLVSPAERNTPEARAWWLGVLARSREDPFARGRRFTGSLGGRSAVARLGAEPPPLPATEPPTALTWHRPDGLQQRLWLWLPEESEVGLALFFDGQMWAERLPVAPILADLHRRHAIPPTAAVLIDPIDRDHRSADLAGADDYLDRLVDDLLPLIDAELRARGRSRVTMPARTVAVGQSFGGLAAFRLALRHPEVVGAVLSQSGSFWWPTMAEDAPRAVLDRLRTLPPRTTRTVLQVGRYEGLLTRTNHELAALIAERGEHLELREVPGGHDWAWWSERLADGLVAVLGE; encoded by the coding sequence ATGCTGCAGCCGATGACCCATGCCGCCGGCCGACGTCCCGCCACCGAGGAACTGCGGGTGCTCCCCGACCTGGCCCCGGGCGCGACACCCGGCACCGACATCTGGTGGGAGCAGGCCACCGCCACCGGCACCCCGCTGTCCTTCCCCGACGGACTGCCGACGGAGGACGGCAGGCGCACCGGCGTCCCCACGCTGCTGTTCCTGGCCCGCGAGTCGGCGCACCCGACGGTGTACCTCGACCTCAATGGCCTCACCGACCGCACGGATCCACGGGTCGGCACCATGACGCCGGTGCCGGGGACCGACATCCACCTGGCGGCGTTCGCCGTGCACTCGGACTACGTCGGGTCGTACACGCTGATCCCGGTCGACGGGCCGCTGGTGTCCCCGGCGGAGCGGAACACCCCCGAGGCCCGCGCCTGGTGGCTCGGAGTGCTCGCCCGCTCCCGTGAGGACCCCTTCGCCCGCGGGCGCCGGTTCACCGGATCCCTCGGTGGTCGCAGCGCCGTGGCGCGCCTCGGCGCCGAGCCGCCACCGCTGCCCGCCACCGAGCCGCCCACCGCCCTGACGTGGCACCGTCCGGACGGCCTCCAGCAGCGGCTGTGGCTCTGGCTGCCGGAGGAGTCCGAGGTGGGACTCGCGCTGTTCTTCGACGGCCAGATGTGGGCCGAGCGGCTGCCGGTGGCGCCGATCCTCGCCGACCTGCACCGACGGCACGCGATCCCGCCGACCGCTGCGGTGCTGATCGACCCCATCGACCGCGATCACCGCTCAGCCGACCTGGCCGGTGCCGACGACTACCTGGACCGGTTGGTCGACGATCTGCTGCCGCTGATCGACGCCGAGCTGCGCGCCCGCGGGCGGAGCCGGGTCACCATGCCCGCGCGCACCGTGGCCGTCGGCCAGTCCTTCGGTGGGCTGGCAGCCTTCCGGCTCGCCCTGCGGCACCCGGAGGTGGTCGGCGCCGTGCTGAGTCAGTCCGGCTCCTTCTGGTGGCCGACCATGGCCGAGGACGCGCCGCGGGCCGTGCTCGACCGACTGCGGACCCTGCCGCCCCGCACCACCCGGACGGTCCTGCAGGTGGGCCGGTACGAGGGCCTGCTCACCCGCACCAACCACGAGCTGGCAGCGCTGATCGCCGAGCGCGGCGAGCACTTGGAACTCCGGGAGGTGCCGGGCGGACACGACTGGGCCTGGTGGTCCGAGCGACTGGCCGACGGACTGGTCGCGGTGCTGGGGGAGTGA
- a CDS encoding uridine kinase, with amino-acid sequence MRVEPVSPAQIRDRLVDRVLGLGQRPRVLVDGWAVTRPELLAADLVEPLRAAGREVAVVLAADFLRPASVRWEFGRDDPDALLDIALDSGALIREVLDPWEAGTAYLPALWDAHQDRSARRRTEPVPERGVLLLAGELLLGRWLPVDLSVHLALRPDMLARRLPAQERWRLATDARYREEVDPEAVADLVLRVDHADRPGWVTQR; translated from the coding sequence GTGCGTGTCGAACCGGTCAGCCCCGCCCAGATCCGGGACCGACTCGTGGACCGGGTCCTCGGCCTCGGGCAGCGCCCCCGGGTCCTGGTCGACGGTTGGGCCGTCACCCGTCCGGAGCTCCTGGCCGCCGACCTCGTCGAGCCGTTGCGCGCGGCCGGGCGCGAGGTGGCCGTGGTGCTGGCCGCCGATTTCCTGCGACCGGCCTCGGTGCGCTGGGAGTTCGGCCGGGACGACCCGGACGCCCTGCTCGACATCGCGCTGGACTCCGGTGCCCTGATCCGCGAGGTGCTCGACCCGTGGGAGGCGGGCACGGCCTATCTGCCGGCCCTCTGGGACGCCCACCAGGACCGTTCGGCCCGGCGCCGCACCGAGCCGGTGCCGGAGCGCGGCGTCCTGCTGCTCGCCGGTGAGCTGCTGCTCGGCCGCTGGCTGCCGGTCGACCTGAGTGTGCACCTGGCGCTGCGCCCGGACATGCTGGCCCGCCGACTGCCCGCGCAGGAGCGCTGGCGGTTGGCGACCGACGCCCGCTACCGGGAGGAGGTGGACCCGGAGGCGGTCGCCGACCTGGTGCTCCGGGTCGACCACGCCGACCGACCGGGCTGGGTCACCCAGCGCTGA
- the fepB gene encoding Fe2+-enterobactin ABC transporter substrate-binding protein produces MLHTRRLGAVAAAALVALTAACSAGSTDTWSTDTSRTDPATGTTDSAWPRTVDHELGSTEIASEPLRIVSTSVTLTGILLSMDAPVVASAATTPAASNQDTGFFDWWAEVAVDRDVEVLYQNLEFDEEAVIAADPDLIVVSTTGADSTADQYDALSAIAPTIGINYSTSDWQDVATELGAAIGMEQQAQDTIDDFDTHIAEVAAAITVPSGSTNAVVFNGSSGDTAFAKPGGSHGTLLTALGFDVVGADDALDTSDQARNDFAFVSLENTVQALTGDTVLVINGDDDTAAALRAEPVLANAPAVRSGQVYALGKNSFRIDYYSGAEIADTVAQLFG; encoded by the coding sequence ATGCTCCACACCCGCCGACTGGGCGCCGTCGCCGCCGCCGCCCTGGTCGCCCTGACCGCCGCCTGCTCCGCCGGATCCACCGACACCTGGTCCACCGACACCAGCCGGACCGACCCGGCCACCGGCACCACCGACAGCGCCTGGCCGCGGACCGTCGACCACGAGCTCGGCAGCACCGAGATCGCGTCCGAGCCGCTGCGGATCGTGTCCACCTCGGTGACCCTGACCGGCATCCTGCTGTCGATGGACGCCCCGGTGGTCGCCTCCGCCGCCACCACCCCGGCGGCGAGCAACCAGGACACCGGCTTCTTCGACTGGTGGGCCGAGGTGGCGGTCGACCGCGACGTCGAGGTGCTGTACCAGAACCTGGAGTTCGACGAGGAGGCGGTGATCGCCGCCGACCCGGACCTGATCGTAGTGTCCACCACCGGTGCCGACTCCACGGCCGACCAGTACGACGCGCTCAGCGCCATCGCCCCGACCATCGGGATCAACTACTCCACCTCGGACTGGCAGGACGTCGCCACCGAGCTGGGCGCCGCGATCGGCATGGAACAGCAGGCGCAGGACACCATCGACGACTTCGACACGCACATCGCCGAGGTCGCCGCGGCGATCACCGTCCCGTCGGGCAGCACCAACGCCGTGGTGTTCAACGGCTCCAGCGGCGACACCGCCTTCGCCAAGCCGGGCGGATCGCACGGCACGCTGCTGACGGCACTCGGCTTCGACGTGGTGGGTGCCGACGACGCCCTGGACACCAGCGATCAGGCGCGCAACGACTTCGCCTTCGTCTCGCTGGAGAACACCGTGCAGGCGCTGACCGGTGACACGGTGCTGGTCATCAACGGCGACGACGACACGGCGGCGGCACTGCGCGCCGAGCCCGTGCTGGCGAACGCCCCCGCGGTGCGCAGCGGGCAGGTGTACGCGCTCGGGAAGAACTCGTTCCGGATCGACTACTACTCCGGCGCCGAGATCGCCGACACCGTCGCGCAGCTGTTCGGCTGA
- a CDS encoding glutamate synthase subunit beta encodes MADPRGFLKVRERELPPNRPVELRLMDWREVHEHLSVAEDKQSATLIHQQAGRCMDCGVPFCHNGCPLGNLIPEWNDLVWRGQWAEAIERLHATNNFPEFTGRICPAPCESACVLGINQPPVTIKNVEVTIIDEAFDRGLVTPQVPQRLTGHTVAVVGSGPAGLAAAQQLTRAGHTVAVYERDDEIGGLLRYGVPDFKLEKRHIDRRLAQMSAEGTRFRPGVAIGTDITWAQLRARYDAVVIATGSTVPRELALPGRELSGIHPAMDYLHQSNALVAGKVVAEPIDAAGKHVIVIGGGDTGSDCLGTALRQGAASVTTLAIGKQPPTERPANQPWPTDPVVFEVSSSHEEGGERTYLASTVAFEGTDGQVTSLTLADTEYLPDGRRVPTPGTERSIPADLVLIAMGFTGPETEHLVEQTGVDLTGRGTIKRAADFATSEPGVFVAGDAGRGQSLIVWAIAEGRAAAAAVDSYLTGSTELPAPVTAATTALRA; translated from the coding sequence GTGGCTGACCCCCGTGGGTTCCTGAAGGTCCGGGAGCGCGAGCTGCCCCCGAACCGCCCGGTCGAACTGCGGCTGATGGACTGGCGCGAGGTGCACGAGCACCTGTCCGTCGCCGAGGACAAGCAGTCGGCGACCCTGATCCACCAGCAGGCCGGTCGCTGCATGGACTGCGGTGTGCCGTTCTGCCACAACGGCTGTCCGCTCGGGAACCTGATCCCGGAGTGGAACGACCTGGTCTGGCGCGGGCAGTGGGCGGAGGCCATCGAGCGGCTGCACGCCACCAACAACTTCCCGGAGTTCACCGGTCGGATCTGCCCGGCCCCCTGCGAGTCCGCCTGCGTGCTGGGCATCAACCAGCCCCCGGTGACGATCAAGAACGTCGAGGTCACGATCATCGACGAGGCCTTCGACCGTGGGCTGGTGACCCCGCAGGTGCCGCAGCGCCTGACCGGGCACACCGTCGCCGTGGTCGGTTCCGGCCCCGCCGGTCTGGCCGCCGCCCAGCAGCTGACCCGGGCCGGGCACACCGTCGCGGTCTACGAGCGCGACGACGAGATCGGCGGCCTGCTGCGCTACGGCGTGCCGGACTTCAAGCTGGAGAAGCGGCACATCGACCGCCGTCTGGCGCAGATGTCCGCCGAGGGCACCCGGTTCCGTCCCGGCGTGGCGATCGGAACCGACATCACCTGGGCGCAGCTGCGTGCCCGCTACGACGCCGTGGTGATCGCCACCGGCTCCACCGTGCCGCGCGAGCTCGCGCTGCCCGGCCGCGAGCTGTCCGGCATCCACCCGGCGATGGACTACCTGCACCAGTCGAACGCGCTGGTCGCGGGCAAGGTGGTCGCCGAGCCGATCGACGCCGCCGGCAAGCACGTGATCGTGATCGGTGGCGGTGACACCGGATCGGACTGCCTCGGGACCGCACTGCGCCAGGGAGCCGCCTCGGTCACCACACTCGCCATCGGCAAGCAGCCGCCGACCGAGCGCCCGGCGAACCAGCCCTGGCCGACCGACCCGGTGGTCTTCGAGGTCTCGTCCTCGCACGAGGAGGGCGGTGAGCGCACGTACCTCGCGTCCACGGTGGCCTTCGAGGGCACCGACGGGCAGGTGACGTCGCTGACGCTGGCCGACACCGAGTACCTGCCGGACGGTCGTCGGGTGCCCACCCCGGGCACCGAGCGCAGCATCCCGGCCGACCTGGTGCTGATCGCGATGGGCTTCACCGGTCCGGAGACCGAGCACCTGGTCGAGCAGACCGGGGTCGACCTGACCGGACGCGGCACGATCAAGCGGGCCGCCGACTTCGCGACCAGCGAGCCCGGCGTGTTCGTGGCCGGGGACGCCGGTCGCGGCCAGTCGCTGATCGTGTGGGCGATCGCCGAGGGGCGGGCCGCCGCCGCCGCGGTGGACAGCTACCTGACCGGCAGCACCGAGTTGCCCGCACCGGTCACCGCCGCCACCACCGCGCTGCGCGCCTGA
- a CDS encoding FecCD family ABC transporter permease has product MTRTATRWGPAFAVASLVLVVLALLSLMVGSSTLPLSTAWHALTAYDPADDAQLVVHTLRLPRTGLGLVVGAALGVAGCLMQAITRNPLADPGVLGVNAGAAAAVVTAIAVLGLTTPGSYLGFALLGSALAAGLVLGLGGGIRGGVRGGSAVRLVLAGTAVSVVLGSVTSAITINYPEVFDVFRFWVVGALQGRGMAVLAAVTPIIVAGLVLAWSLAGSLNALALGADTGAALGASIGRTWSLSGVAIVLLAGGATAGAGPVAFIGLAAPHVARLLTGPDHRRLVPLSALLGADLLLAADVVGRVIARPSEVQAGIVAAVVGAPVFVWLVRRRRMVAL; this is encoded by the coding sequence GTGACCCGGACGGCCACCCGCTGGGGTCCGGCGTTCGCGGTGGCGTCGCTGGTCCTGGTCGTGCTGGCTCTGCTGAGCCTCATGGTCGGGTCCAGCACGCTGCCGCTGTCGACCGCCTGGCACGCCCTGACCGCCTACGACCCGGCCGACGACGCCCAGCTGGTGGTGCACACCCTGCGCCTGCCCCGCACCGGACTCGGCCTGGTGGTCGGCGCGGCACTCGGCGTCGCCGGGTGCCTGATGCAGGCCATCACCCGCAACCCGCTCGCCGACCCCGGCGTGCTCGGTGTCAACGCCGGGGCCGCGGCGGCGGTGGTGACGGCGATCGCGGTGCTCGGCCTGACCACCCCCGGCTCCTACCTGGGTTTCGCGCTGCTCGGCTCCGCACTGGCCGCCGGGCTCGTCCTCGGTCTGGGCGGCGGCATCCGCGGTGGAGTGCGCGGCGGGTCGGCGGTCCGGCTGGTACTCGCCGGGACCGCGGTCTCCGTGGTGCTCGGCTCGGTGACCAGCGCGATCACGATCAACTACCCGGAGGTCTTCGACGTGTTCCGGTTCTGGGTGGTCGGCGCCCTGCAGGGGCGGGGCATGGCGGTGCTGGCGGCGGTCACCCCGATCATCGTGGCCGGGCTGGTGCTGGCCTGGTCGCTCGCCGGGTCGTTGAACGCGCTGGCGCTCGGCGCCGACACCGGGGCCGCCCTCGGCGCGTCCATCGGGCGCACGTGGTCGCTGTCCGGGGTGGCGATCGTGCTGCTCGCCGGTGGTGCCACCGCCGGGGCCGGGCCGGTCGCCTTCATCGGGCTGGCGGCGCCGCATGTCGCCCGGCTGCTCACCGGACCGGATCATCGCCGGCTGGTGCCGCTGTCCGCGCTGCTCGGCGCCGACCTCCTGCTGGCGGCGGACGTCGTCGGCCGGGTGATCGCGCGGCCGTCGGAGGTGCAGGCCGGGATCGTCGCCGCGGTGGTCGGCGCACCGGTGTTCGTCTGGCTGGTGCGACGTCGCCGGATGGTGGCGCTGTGA
- a CDS encoding mycothiol transferase, with protein sequence MNGIDVLTEGFGRLDDLVRTAVSGLGEAQLAERIGPQANTVAWLVWHLAREQDAQIAELSGTDEVWVADGWADRFALPLDRADNGYGNSPQQVAVVRASAELLVGYAQAATAASIGYVSGLTDDQLDDVIDPGWDPPVTRGVRLVSVLDDAIQHAGQAAFVRGILLSA encoded by the coding sequence ATGAACGGAATCGATGTCCTGACCGAGGGATTCGGCCGACTCGACGACCTGGTGCGCACCGCCGTCTCCGGACTCGGCGAGGCGCAGCTGGCCGAGCGGATCGGACCGCAGGCGAACACCGTGGCGTGGCTGGTCTGGCACCTCGCCCGGGAGCAGGACGCCCAGATCGCCGAGCTCTCCGGCACCGACGAGGTGTGGGTCGCCGACGGGTGGGCCGACCGCTTCGCGCTGCCGCTCGACCGCGCGGACAACGGCTACGGGAACAGTCCCCAGCAGGTGGCGGTGGTGCGGGCCTCCGCCGAGCTGCTGGTCGGCTACGCGCAGGCGGCGACGGCCGCGTCGATCGGGTACGTCTCGGGGCTGACCGACGACCAGTTGGACGACGTGATCGACCCGGGCTGGGACCCGCCGGTCACCCGGGGCGTCCGCCTGGTCAGTGTCCTGGACGACGCGATCCAGCACGCGGGCCAGGCGGCGTTCGTGCGCGGGATCCTGCTCAGCGCCTAG
- a CDS encoding FecCD family ABC transporter permease has translation MSVLRWRGFSLRWSPRTVVICLALLVVAVALGVVAMGRGTIPLSAAEILDTLLGREVDPRTGRVVLGIRLPRLLTALGVGAALGTAGAIFQSISRNVLGSPDLIGFTAGAATGAVLQIAWFDGGPLEVGGWAIGGGAVTAAVVFGLSASKRSGGGYRLVLVGIGVGALLKAVNSLLLTRANLDQALEAEIWLQGSLNGRRWEQAVPVLVVLAVVLPLVATQSRRLNVLEMGDDTARQLGVSAGRTRMIATALGVALTAVATAAAGPIAFVALAAPQLVRRLTRATGAQLIPSAFLGATLLVAADLLSAHLPFAWSVPVGIATGLLGGIYLLWLLTRKDHTS, from the coding sequence GTGAGCGTCCTGCGCTGGCGGGGGTTCTCCCTGCGGTGGTCGCCGCGCACGGTGGTGATCTGCCTGGCGTTGCTGGTGGTGGCGGTCGCGCTCGGCGTGGTCGCGATGGGGCGCGGCACGATCCCGCTGTCGGCCGCCGAGATCCTGGACACCCTGCTCGGCCGCGAGGTGGACCCCCGGACCGGCCGGGTGGTCCTGGGCATCCGACTCCCCCGGCTGCTCACCGCGCTGGGTGTCGGCGCCGCGCTGGGCACGGCCGGGGCGATCTTCCAGTCGATCTCGCGCAATGTGCTCGGTTCCCCGGACCTGATCGGCTTCACCGCCGGGGCTGCCACCGGCGCCGTGCTGCAGATCGCCTGGTTCGACGGCGGACCGCTGGAGGTCGGCGGGTGGGCGATCGGGGGCGGGGCGGTCACCGCCGCCGTCGTCTTCGGGCTGTCGGCGTCGAAGCGCTCCGGCGGCGGGTACCGCCTGGTGCTGGTCGGCATCGGGGTCGGCGCGCTGCTGAAGGCGGTCAACTCGCTCCTGCTCACCCGGGCGAACCTCGATCAGGCGCTGGAGGCGGAGATCTGGTTGCAGGGTTCGCTGAACGGTCGTCGCTGGGAGCAGGCGGTGCCGGTGCTCGTGGTGCTGGCCGTCGTGCTGCCGCTGGTCGCCACCCAGTCCCGTCGGCTGAACGTCCTGGAGATGGGCGACGACACCGCCCGGCAGCTCGGCGTGTCGGCCGGTCGGACCCGGATGATCGCCACCGCCCTCGGGGTCGCCCTCACCGCCGTGGCCACCGCCGCCGCGGGGCCGATCGCCTTCGTCGCTCTCGCCGCACCCCAGCTGGTGCGGCGACTCACCCGCGCGACGGGTGCCCAGCTGATCCCGTCGGCATTCCTCGGCGCCACCCTGCTGGTCGCCGCCGATCTGCTGTCGGCGCATCTGCCCTTCGCCTGGTCGGTGCCGGTCGGGATCGCCACCGGACTGCTCGGTGGGATCTACCTGCTCTGGCTGCTCACCCGGAAGGACCACACCTCGTGA